One part of the Bdellovibrio bacteriovorus genome encodes these proteins:
- a CDS encoding ribonucleotide-diphosphate reductase subunit beta: MILDPGFNLTLRPMKYPVFYEMYKNGIKNTWTVDEVDFSTDLVDLHSKMTESEKHLIRRLVAFFATGDSIVGNNLVLNLYKHVNSPEGRMYLSRQLYEEALHVQFYLTLLDNYIPNPDERAEAFAAVENIPSIKKKADFCYKWIDSINELNELNTIEDRRRFLMNLICFATCVEGLFFYAAFAYVYFLRSKGLLAGLASGTNWVFRDESMHMAFAIEVVKTARKEEPELFNQQMEDMVVQMLEDAIECEMEFAHDVLNLGVAGLSAKDMRQYLEYCADQRLESLNIAPRYNVKNPFIFMELQDMQELANFFERRVSAYQTGVSGAVAFDEAF; this comes from the coding sequence ATGATTTTGGATCCTGGCTTTAACCTGACTTTGCGCCCGATGAAATACCCTGTTTTCTACGAAATGTACAAAAACGGGATCAAAAACACCTGGACTGTGGATGAAGTTGATTTCTCTACAGACCTTGTGGACCTGCACTCCAAAATGACTGAATCAGAAAAACATCTGATCCGTCGTTTGGTGGCTTTCTTCGCAACAGGCGATTCCATCGTGGGTAACAACCTGGTGTTGAACCTTTACAAGCACGTGAACTCTCCAGAGGGTCGCATGTACTTGTCCCGTCAACTGTACGAAGAGGCTTTGCACGTTCAGTTCTATCTGACACTTTTGGATAACTACATTCCAAATCCGGATGAGCGCGCCGAAGCTTTCGCTGCGGTTGAAAACATCCCGTCCATCAAAAAGAAAGCGGACTTCTGCTACAAATGGATTGATTCCATCAACGAGCTGAATGAGCTGAACACGATCGAAGATCGTCGCCGCTTCCTGATGAACCTGATCTGCTTCGCAACTTGCGTTGAAGGTCTGTTCTTCTATGCTGCTTTCGCCTACGTTTACTTCCTGCGCTCCAAAGGTCTTTTGGCTGGTTTGGCGTCTGGCACCAACTGGGTCTTCCGTGATGAGTCCATGCACATGGCCTTCGCAATCGAAGTTGTTAAAACAGCTCGTAAAGAAGAGCCAGAATTGTTCAACCAGCAAATGGAAGACATGGTTGTACAAATGCTTGAAGACGCCATCGAATGCGAGATGGAATTTGCTCACGACGTACTGAACCTGGGTGTTGCCGGCTTGTCTGCTAAAGACATGAGACAATATCTTGAGTACTGCGCTGATCAACGCCTGGAAAGCTTGAACATTGCTCCACGCTACAACGTGAAGAATCCGTTCATCTTCATGGAGCTTCAGGATATGCAGGAACTTGCAAACTTCTTCGAAAGACGCGTTTCCGCTTACCAAACAGGCGTATCCGGCGCCGTTGCGTTTGATGAAGCCTTTTAA
- a CDS encoding substrate-binding periplasmic protein, whose product MSLIANVSALLLLTSVASAKPIVMATFAIPLMVESPEKGLFVNLTREIAKRNSREVEILVYPTGKTLLAFTNNKVDGFFPALDVYVPQASAKSSAFYRKVDYIFYKKDKPLRSLKDLEGKKVGLTFRYPYVRELIGNKKIRFEMAADDVLNMKKLGKGLIDAFVVEERSGLRALQLSGQKQIEFDRNQPLSEQVVYYAFQDNENGKRLADIFSRTIETMKKDGSLDRVLTETVATTP is encoded by the coding sequence ATGTCTTTGATTGCGAACGTTTCAGCTTTGCTGCTTTTAACGTCGGTGGCGTCAGCCAAGCCGATTGTGATGGCCACCTTCGCCATTCCTTTGATGGTGGAAAGTCCAGAGAAAGGTCTTTTCGTCAATCTGACCCGTGAAATCGCCAAACGCAATTCCCGAGAAGTTGAAATCCTGGTTTATCCCACAGGGAAAACCCTGCTGGCGTTCACTAACAATAAAGTCGATGGGTTCTTCCCGGCTTTGGATGTGTATGTGCCTCAAGCCTCTGCCAAAAGCAGCGCCTTTTACCGCAAGGTGGATTATATCTTCTACAAAAAAGACAAGCCGCTCAGAAGCCTGAAAGACCTTGAAGGGAAAAAAGTCGGTCTGACTTTCCGTTATCCCTATGTCAGAGAACTTATAGGCAACAAGAAAATCCGCTTTGAAATGGCAGCGGATGATGTCTTGAATATGAAGAAGCTGGGGAAGGGTCTGATTGATGCCTTCGTGGTCGAAGAGCGCTCTGGTCTTAGGGCACTGCAACTGAGCGGACAGAAACAGATTGAGTTTGACCGGAATCAACCGTTGTCGGAACAGGTTGTGTACTATGCGTTCCAGGACAACGAAAATGGTAAACGCCTGGCGGATATTTTCTCAAGAACTATAGAGACGATGAAAAAAGACGGCAGCCTCGATCGGGTCCTGACCGAGACTGTCGCCACCACACCTTAG
- a CDS encoding TetR/AcrR family transcriptional regulator has protein sequence MATQSKEEIYFAVCNAILKMEVAKGHLQWTLSDISRESNVTRSLIYYYFGKEKDKVLEEAYKFVISHIFNMERTKTVGIRERLRDVLRDVKNMPYLFVLYYLEKNAGTQFGKMINEAEALLMKAMKIEFPDLSEIQILEIYLKELGAIAFQLPPERVNDLFADYIKKN, from the coding sequence ATGGCAACTCAATCGAAGGAAGAAATTTATTTTGCGGTCTGTAACGCTATCCTGAAGATGGAAGTGGCCAAAGGCCATTTACAATGGACCTTGTCTGATATTTCCAGAGAATCCAACGTCACCCGGTCCCTGATTTACTACTATTTCGGTAAAGAGAAGGACAAGGTTCTGGAAGAAGCCTATAAATTCGTCATCTCTCATATCTTCAACATGGAACGGACCAAAACAGTCGGCATTCGCGAGCGTCTGCGCGACGTCCTGCGGGATGTGAAAAACATGCCTTACTTGTTCGTGCTTTATTATCTGGAGAAAAACGCCGGCACCCAGTTTGGCAAGATGATCAATGAGGCCGAGGCTTTGCTGATGAAAGCGATGAAAATCGAGTTCCCGGATTTAAGTGAAATCCAGATTCTGGAAATCTATTTAAAGGAACTTGGGGCCATTGCCTTCCAGTTGCCGCCGGAACGAGTCAATGACCTCTTTGCTGACTACATCAAAAAGAATTAG
- a CDS encoding C45 family autoproteolytic acyltransferase/hydolase — MKRLLILALLLPGSAFADCVLKNELQGQKHFVCQAPGTSKSVHVLDLKGGFSETAYFHGYFLKKEIEAGVLKGVQVRTERAFSALDKKSQDQLLLIKKCVIDNYRASVSDEFKAGLKNLHRGLKDAGSQVSWNAFEESNYMVEFSIFADSMQRQMDESPRKGAMKVFASCAPYFIGNTLAKPFKLLAQGLRSIKMGCTGISASASSSRDGALLHGRNFDTGLLGFYEPEQVIVINRQKNGTTSVGLGSAGLHYAGGISGINNHGLSVSLHELQTEGTQIRYDRGESDIAPYLLHSVLLKARSLNEAIAMIQTRKGFGAWTFFISDAKTDESASIELSGDTVVVARRAKNKFLGQSNHFLGGKTSQEGYEYSLNKTLETRARLAHVERTLNEDFGKIDAQWVINRLSGHTDELVGARSFGRTTTKLYTAATHVMQPGRMQWWMSVAETYPTNRSHFVGFRLLGPGQRAPVEILGTTKAWEDPTKPAWYDSMKYYVKAYLANEQDHSSIAGLDRTLALLETASATAAQDGVFEFPYEFMWARIKVLRAAKNIMAGQRDIAYIDLTEAQERLNMISARLGTGLHDYENFQLDLWRFRAETLKPQAKQSRAAQGAFRQEAQGLLQGLISKYPRQSELYDLQWSLGEEAQLYIVLDAEIRLGTVE; from the coding sequence ATGAAGCGTCTTCTTATTCTGGCTCTTTTACTTCCCGGTTCGGCTTTTGCGGACTGTGTTCTTAAAAATGAACTGCAAGGTCAAAAACACTTTGTCTGTCAGGCTCCGGGCACTTCCAAATCCGTGCACGTTCTGGACCTGAAGGGTGGTTTTTCCGAGACCGCCTATTTCCACGGCTATTTCCTGAAAAAAGAAATCGAGGCTGGTGTCTTGAAGGGTGTTCAGGTCCGAACCGAACGCGCGTTTTCAGCTTTGGACAAAAAATCCCAGGACCAGTTGCTGTTGATTAAAAAATGTGTGATCGACAACTATCGCGCCAGCGTTTCTGATGAATTCAAGGCGGGCCTGAAGAATCTGCACCGCGGATTAAAAGACGCCGGAAGCCAGGTGTCTTGGAACGCGTTTGAAGAAAGCAATTACATGGTGGAGTTCTCTATCTTTGCTGATTCCATGCAAAGACAGATGGACGAAAGCCCCCGTAAAGGAGCCATGAAGGTTTTTGCCTCTTGCGCGCCTTATTTTATCGGGAACACTCTGGCGAAGCCCTTCAAACTGCTCGCTCAGGGTTTGAGATCCATTAAAATGGGTTGTACAGGGATCAGTGCATCTGCAAGCAGCTCCAGGGATGGGGCCCTCCTTCATGGTCGCAACTTCGACACGGGCCTTCTGGGTTTCTATGAACCTGAACAGGTCATCGTGATCAACCGTCAGAAAAACGGAACCACGTCTGTGGGTCTGGGATCTGCGGGTCTGCACTATGCCGGCGGCATCAGTGGTATCAACAACCACGGCCTGTCTGTGAGCTTGCATGAGCTGCAAACCGAGGGCACCCAGATTCGCTATGATCGTGGTGAATCCGATATCGCCCCTTACCTGCTGCATTCTGTTTTGCTCAAAGCGCGCAGTCTTAACGAAGCTATTGCCATGATCCAGACCCGCAAGGGCTTTGGGGCGTGGACGTTCTTTATTTCTGACGCCAAGACAGATGAATCCGCTTCCATTGAACTGAGCGGCGACACTGTTGTGGTGGCTCGTCGTGCGAAGAACAAATTCCTGGGCCAGAGCAATCACTTCCTGGGTGGCAAAACCAGCCAGGAAGGCTATGAATACAGCCTGAATAAAACCCTGGAAACCCGCGCCCGCCTGGCGCATGTGGAGCGCACGCTGAATGAAGACTTCGGAAAGATTGATGCCCAGTGGGTGATCAATCGTTTAAGTGGTCACACCGACGAACTGGTGGGGGCAAGATCCTTTGGTCGCACCACCACCAAACTTTACACCGCCGCGACCCATGTGATGCAGCCCGGCCGCATGCAATGGTGGATGAGTGTGGCAGAAACCTACCCAACCAACCGCTCTCACTTTGTCGGCTTCCGCCTGCTGGGTCCGGGGCAAAGAGCTCCGGTTGAGATTCTGGGAACCACCAAAGCGTGGGAAGATCCAACGAAGCCTGCCTGGTATGACTCTATGAAATATTATGTGAAGGCTTATCTCGCCAACGAACAGGATCACAGCAGCATTGCCGGCCTTGATCGCACTCTGGCGCTGCTTGAAACAGCGTCTGCGACCGCAGCTCAGGATGGCGTGTTTGAATTCCCTTACGAGTTTATGTGGGCGCGTATCAAGGTTTTGCGAGCTGCCAAAAACATCATGGCAGGTCAGCGTGACATCGCTTATATCGACCTGACAGAGGCCCAGGAGCGTTTGAATATGATCTCAGCCCGCTTGGGGACAGGACTTCATGACTATGAAAACTTCCAGCTTGATCTTTGGAGATTCCGCGCGGAAACCCTGAAGCCTCAGGCAAAACAGTCCCGTGCTGCACAAGGTGCCTTCCGTCAGGAAGCTCAAGGGTTGTTGCAAGGTTTGATTTCCAAATACCCTCGCCAAAGTGAACTTTATGATTTGCAGTGGAGCCTGGGCGAAGAGGCGCAATTATACATTGTCCTTGATGCCGAGATCCGCTTGGGAACTGTGGAATAA
- a CDS encoding MnmC family methyltransferase: MKSWADIGFEIEITGDESPSLHLLESIDGATDRGETMHHSGGACSETLMIYGEPAKQVLQKVQKPHFLVVGLGLGYIELVIAREALLLGKTADDVGLITSYESVPELREFFVQWLHDDRANLHPEVLQTYDGVLQSVCRNTELDPQNLKFFLRNHFSDVSKISGALDADVVLVSKYHCILYDAFSSKTSPHLWEEEFLNKVLREGTEEKSLLTTYACKGSLKRALKAQGFEVILREGFQGKRNSTLGLRNI, encoded by the coding sequence ATGAAGTCATGGGCCGATATTGGGTTTGAAATCGAGATCACGGGGGATGAAAGCCCCAGCTTGCATCTGTTGGAGTCCATTGACGGCGCCACGGATCGCGGCGAAACCATGCATCACTCTGGCGGTGCTTGCTCGGAGACTTTGATGATCTATGGCGAGCCTGCAAAGCAAGTGCTTCAGAAAGTACAGAAACCTCATTTTCTGGTGGTGGGCCTGGGGCTTGGTTACATTGAATTGGTGATCGCACGTGAGGCTTTGCTTTTGGGAAAAACCGCGGACGATGTAGGCTTGATCACAAGTTATGAAAGTGTGCCTGAGTTGCGTGAGTTTTTCGTTCAGTGGTTGCACGATGACCGCGCGAATCTTCATCCCGAAGTTTTGCAAACCTACGACGGCGTTTTGCAAAGTGTTTGTCGCAACACCGAACTTGATCCGCAAAATCTTAAGTTTTTCTTGAGAAATCATTTTTCGGACGTCAGTAAAATCAGCGGCGCTCTTGATGCGGACGTTGTGCTGGTGTCGAAATATCACTGCATTTTATATGATGCCTTTAGTTCGAAGACCTCTCCACATCTATGGGAGGAAGAGTTCTTAAACAAGGTTCTGCGCGAGGGGACAGAGGAAAAAAGTCTTCTGACCACCTATGCTTGCAAAGGAAGTTTGAAGCGCGCACTGAAGGCGCAAGGCTTCGAAGTGATTTTGCGCGAAGGTTTTCAAGGCAAGCGCAACTCCACTTTGGGTCTGAGAAACATCTGA
- a CDS encoding ribonucleoside-diphosphate reductase subunit alpha, producing the protein MLETTAHIMRVKKRDGTLEPVDVTKIVERVTKNCQGLTQVDPLRVATKAISGLYDGASTKELDNLCIQTASLLIGEDPEYSRLAARLLSTYIDEEVRSQKIQSFADSVSFGFQAGLLAENTYKFVEANKAALCAAIEPYRTDRFEYFGLRTVYDRYLLKNPTTRQVFETPQYFFMRVACGLAQSVEEAVEFYRLISSHDYMPSTPTLFNSGTMRPQMSSCYLLDSPSDDLSAIYQKYTDIALLSKFAGGIGVAYSRVRSRGSLIKGTNGHSNGIIPWLKTMDSSVAAVNQGGKRKGAACVYLETWHGDIEEFLELRDNTGDEAKRAHNLNLANWVPDLFMKRVEADAMWSLFDPKVVPHFVDTYGEEFEKAYAEAEEKKLYIKQIKARDLYSRMMKTLAQTGNGWMTFKDHANLKANQTGEAGNVIHLSNLCTEILEVTSDKETAVCNLGSVNLARHVENGQFNFEKLARSVRTAVKYLDRVVDINFYPIQTAQDSNHKWRPVGLGVMGLQDALFLMKLPFDSAAARDLSAKIQEEIYYNALVTSCELAEQLGPHGAYEQTKAAKGLLQYDLWGVTPSQPERFEKLKEKIKKHGLRNSLMIAIAPTATIASIVGCYEAIEPQVSNLFKRETLSGEFMQINKYLVGDLKAMGIWTEEVRNEIKLQDGSIQDVAMIPPQIKELYRTVWEIPMKSLVDMAADRGAYIDQAQSLNLFQESPTIGKLSSMYMYAWKKGVKTTYYLRSRPATKIAKTTVKASSNSANPTASESMMDAAPAQEAKKSYSDAEVIACSLENPEACEACQ; encoded by the coding sequence ATGTTGGAAACAACAGCTCACATCATGAGAGTTAAAAAGCGCGATGGCACACTGGAGCCAGTGGACGTAACGAAAATCGTTGAGCGCGTAACCAAGAACTGCCAGGGGTTGACTCAGGTGGATCCTTTGCGTGTTGCCACTAAGGCCATCAGCGGTCTTTACGATGGCGCATCCACTAAAGAATTGGATAACCTTTGTATCCAGACAGCTTCTTTGCTGATCGGTGAAGATCCAGAGTATTCCCGTCTGGCCGCTCGCCTTCTTTCCACCTACATCGACGAAGAAGTTCGTTCTCAGAAGATTCAATCTTTCGCAGACTCTGTAAGCTTCGGCTTCCAGGCAGGTCTTCTTGCTGAGAACACTTACAAATTCGTTGAAGCCAACAAAGCAGCTCTTTGTGCGGCTATCGAACCGTACAGAACAGACCGTTTCGAATACTTCGGTCTAAGAACTGTTTATGATCGTTATCTTTTGAAAAACCCAACAACTCGTCAGGTGTTTGAGACTCCTCAATACTTCTTCATGCGTGTTGCCTGCGGTCTGGCGCAATCCGTGGAAGAGGCTGTCGAGTTCTATCGTTTGATCTCCTCTCACGATTACATGCCGTCCACCCCGACTTTGTTCAACTCCGGCACTATGCGTCCGCAGATGTCTTCTTGTTATCTATTGGATTCCCCAAGCGATGACTTGTCTGCCATCTATCAAAAATACACGGACATCGCCCTTCTGTCCAAATTCGCCGGCGGTATCGGCGTGGCTTACTCCCGCGTTCGCTCCCGTGGTTCTTTGATCAAAGGAACAAACGGTCACTCCAACGGTATCATCCCTTGGCTGAAAACAATGGATTCCTCCGTTGCGGCCGTCAATCAGGGTGGTAAACGCAAAGGCGCTGCCTGCGTTTATCTTGAGACTTGGCACGGCGACATCGAGGAGTTCCTTGAGCTTCGCGACAACACCGGTGACGAGGCAAAACGCGCGCACAATCTGAACCTGGCAAACTGGGTTCCAGACTTGTTCATGAAGCGTGTTGAAGCCGATGCAATGTGGTCTTTGTTCGACCCGAAAGTGGTTCCTCATTTCGTGGACACTTACGGTGAAGAGTTCGAAAAGGCTTACGCCGAAGCAGAGGAAAAGAAACTTTACATCAAACAAATCAAAGCTCGCGACCTTTACAGCCGTATGATGAAAACATTGGCTCAGACTGGTAACGGCTGGATGACTTTCAAAGACCATGCGAACCTGAAAGCCAACCAGACTGGCGAAGCTGGAAATGTGATCCACCTTTCCAACCTGTGCACAGAGATCCTTGAAGTGACCTCTGACAAAGAAACTGCCGTGTGCAACCTGGGTTCTGTGAATCTGGCTCGCCACGTGGAAAACGGTCAGTTCAACTTCGAAAAACTGGCTCGCTCTGTTCGCACGGCTGTGAAATACCTGGACCGCGTTGTTGATATCAACTTCTACCCTATCCAGACAGCTCAGGACTCCAACCACAAATGGCGTCCAGTTGGTTTGGGCGTGATGGGTCTGCAGGATGCTTTGTTCCTTATGAAGCTTCCGTTTGACTCTGCAGCGGCTCGCGATCTTTCTGCAAAAATTCAGGAAGAGATCTATTACAATGCACTGGTTACCTCCTGTGAATTGGCTGAGCAACTGGGTCCTCACGGTGCTTACGAGCAAACTAAAGCGGCTAAAGGTTTGTTGCAATACGACCTTTGGGGCGTGACACCTTCTCAACCAGAGCGTTTCGAGAAGTTGAAAGAGAAAATCAAAAAGCACGGCTTGAGAAACTCTTTGATGATCGCGATTGCGCCAACAGCAACTATCGCTTCCATCGTGGGCTGCTACGAAGCAATCGAGCCACAGGTTTCCAACTTGTTCAAACGTGAGACTCTTTCCGGAGAGTTCATGCAGATCAACAAGTACCTTGTAGGTGACTTGAAGGCGATGGGCATCTGGACTGAAGAAGTTCGCAACGAAATCAAACTTCAGGACGGCTCTATCCAGGACGTGGCTATGATTCCTCCACAAATCAAGGAATTGTACCGCACGGTTTGGGAAATCCCGATGAAGTCTTTGGTTGATATGGCTGCCGACCGTGGCGCTTACATCGATCAGGCTCAATCTTTGAACTTGTTCCAGGAAAGCCCGACTATCGGAAAACTTTCCTCCATGTACATGTATGCATGGAAAAAAGGTGTGAAGACGACTTATTACCTTCGCTCTCGTCCTGCGACCAAAATCGCAAAAACGACTGTGAAAGCTTCCAGCAACTCTGCGAACCCAACTGCTTCTGAAAGCATGATGGACGCAGCTCCTGCTCAAGAAGCCAAGAAGTCTTACTCTGACGCAGAAGTGATCGCATGCTCCCTGGAAAACCCAGAAGCCTGCGAAGCTTGTCAGTAA
- a CDS encoding TIGR01212 family radical SAM protein (This family includes YhcC from E. coli K-12, an uncharacterized radical SAM protein.), producing MEKGWLGVPYHTISEHYNKLFGEKVYKVPVAVVDDCPNRRGLKGMQTCVFCDVWGSAANAESLSMELRAQIEKYHGIISNKYNAKAFLIYFQAYTNTFTKVSALRNNFDVALSYPWVKGFTVGTRPDCLSKSVLDLWQEYHEKSFVAVELGVQSFYNDQLEFMRRGHTAEDSIAAIHKIASSTTVDLGIHLIFGSPTETDEQIIETAKICNDLPITNVKLHNLHVLKNTPLEEMYHKGEFSPIDKDTYTRRVELFLQHLSPRLALHRLAAYSSRWDELVAPEWTRNKMGIHQHIIDSLRAHGSYQSQNFAALNESDLLLQKRLFEKSQRTDAVRA from the coding sequence ATGGAAAAAGGCTGGTTAGGGGTTCCCTATCATACTATCAGTGAGCACTACAATAAACTCTTTGGCGAAAAGGTTTATAAGGTGCCCGTGGCTGTCGTGGACGACTGCCCGAACCGCCGTGGCCTGAAGGGCATGCAGACTTGCGTGTTTTGTGATGTCTGGGGTTCGGCCGCCAATGCCGAAAGCCTTTCCATGGAACTTCGCGCACAGATCGAAAAATACCACGGTATTATCAGCAACAAGTACAACGCCAAGGCATTTTTGATCTATTTCCAGGCCTACACCAACACCTTCACCAAAGTGTCAGCTCTTAGAAACAACTTCGATGTGGCGCTGTCTTACCCTTGGGTGAAAGGCTTCACCGTGGGCACCCGTCCGGACTGCCTTTCCAAGTCCGTTTTGGACCTGTGGCAGGAGTATCACGAAAAGTCGTTTGTGGCCGTCGAACTGGGTGTGCAGAGCTTCTATAATGACCAGCTCGAATTCATGCGCCGGGGTCACACGGCAGAGGACTCCATCGCGGCTATCCACAAAATCGCCTCTTCCACGACGGTGGATCTGGGTATTCACTTGATCTTTGGAAGCCCCACGGAAACTGACGAACAGATCATTGAAACAGCAAAGATCTGCAACGATCTGCCGATCACCAACGTGAAACTGCACAATCTGCACGTTTTGAAAAACACACCTTTGGAAGAGATGTATCACAAGGGCGAATTCAGCCCGATTGACAAAGACACCTACACACGCCGTGTGGAACTGTTCCTGCAGCATCTTTCTCCGCGTTTGGCTTTGCACCGTCTGGCGGCTTATTCTTCGCGCTGGGATGAGCTTGTGGCGCCGGAATGGACAAGGAACAAGATGGGCATTCACCAGCACATTATTGATTCTTTGCGCGCGCATGGCTCTTATCAGTCCCAGAATTTCGCTGCTTTGAACGAATCCGACCTGCTATTGCAGAAACGCTTGTTCGAAAAATCACAAAGAACAGACGCAGTTCGTGCCTAG
- a CDS encoding GH3 family domain-containing protein, protein MFAVNHVVQSLGQKYLKTYGQRMTVNHQDLLAKQEKNFASLKRSMVGTRIYKDLRLSHIHSYEEFVNHVPVFGYDEYAPYVDMIAAGHKDILFKDKADYFGLSSGTSGKDSKRVPYNERMIRMFIKSQKRIASKLSTLEPNLNLLKAGRLTFGSDPYLYSQNGFKFGYISGILSTRVPKALAKNTFPCREVLAISNWDKKIEMLVNESIQQDIQVVSGIPTYIISIFEAVLQKTGKTHINEIWPNLKVFVYAATPIKQYQERIDRLVGHELNYYGVYAATEAAIGLPYEKYENGRQRYFLNPDLIYSFTPVNGPKKNVGLHQIEMGVAYYLNVGTPNGMIHYCMKDVVSFDLNNGDLVFEFVGRKSTGMNLAAEKVSDDEILDCYLNTKNSLNVDMRHFFLSPVLNEGKASYLWTLFVPENADINPDALAQTLDQQMQKLNGDYHDCREVGVLGPAQVQIMNADYLQAYFEKNRSRGQFKMKTTFETAEEYLSFIRNNLEQTGLAQ, encoded by the coding sequence ATGTTCGCAGTGAATCATGTTGTCCAGTCCCTGGGTCAAAAGTATCTGAAAACATACGGTCAAAGAATGACCGTGAATCACCAGGACCTGCTTGCCAAACAGGAAAAGAACTTTGCCAGTCTGAAGCGCTCTATGGTGGGCACACGCATCTATAAGGATCTGCGTTTGTCCCATATCCATTCATACGAAGAATTTGTAAACCACGTTCCGGTTTTTGGTTACGACGAATATGCGCCCTATGTCGATATGATTGCCGCAGGCCATAAAGACATTCTTTTTAAAGACAAAGCGGATTATTTCGGTCTTTCCTCCGGCACTTCCGGCAAAGACTCCAAACGTGTTCCTTATAATGAGCGCATGATCCGCATGTTCATCAAATCGCAAAAGCGTATCGCAAGCAAACTGTCCACTCTGGAGCCCAATCTGAACCTGCTGAAAGCCGGTCGCCTGACGTTTGGTTCCGATCCTTATCTGTATTCACAGAATGGTTTTAAATTTGGTTATATTTCCGGGATTCTGTCCACCCGTGTTCCAAAGGCTTTGGCCAAGAACACCTTCCCTTGCCGGGAGGTGCTGGCTATTTCCAACTGGGATAAAAAGATTGAAATGCTGGTCAACGAATCCATCCAGCAGGACATTCAAGTGGTGAGCGGAATCCCTACTTACATTATCTCGATCTTTGAGGCGGTTTTGCAAAAAACCGGCAAGACTCATATCAACGAAATCTGGCCAAACCTGAAGGTTTTCGTTTACGCAGCCACCCCGATCAAACAATACCAAGAGCGTATCGACCGCCTGGTGGGTCATGAACTGAACTATTACGGCGTTTACGCGGCCACAGAAGCGGCTATCGGCTTGCCATACGAAAAGTATGAAAACGGCCGTCAGCGTTACTTCCTGAACCCGGACCTGATTTATTCCTTCACGCCGGTCAATGGACCGAAAAAGAACGTCGGCCTGCACCAGATCGAAATGGGCGTGGCTTATTATTTGAACGTGGGCACTCCCAACGGAATGATTCACTATTGCATGAAAGACGTTGTCAGCTTTGACCTGAATAACGGCGATCTGGTTTTCGAATTTGTCGGTCGTAAATCCACGGGCATGAACCTGGCGGCGGAAAAAGTCAGCGACGATGAAATCCTGGATTGTTATCTGAACACCAAAAACTCTTTGAATGTGGACATGCGCCACTTCTTCCTTTCGCCGGTTCTGAACGAAGGCAAAGCTTCTTATCTTTGGACCTTGTTCGTACCGGAAAATGCCGACATCAACCCGGACGCTCTGGCCCAAACCCTGGATCAGCAGATGCAAAAGCTGAATGGCGATTACCATGACTGCCGTGAGGTGGGTGTTCTGGGGCCGGCCCAAGTGCAAATCATGAACGCCGACTATTTGCAGGCGTATTTCGAAAAAAACCGCAGCCGCGGCCAGTTCAAAATGAAAACCACGTTTGAAACTGCTGAAGAATACCTGAGCTTCATCCGCAACAACCTGGAACAGACAGGACTTGCACAATGA
- a CDS encoding LysE family transporter: MILWMISVGFLSAFALGPASFSIIRSLVSRRTWPWSSIAGFLLGDVAYILLAMALLKSPLFHQEWLKVTLTAMTALVLSAYSLKVLLSKEQPAPLEIPHQGFTKSLALTLSNFHLVLIYAGLFVHLREAQSLWLGVVVYLLTFVVSFLALLWGLKRLHGPIKKFLRKIEIVAACGFFCFSIYLSVGIL; the protein is encoded by the coding sequence ATGATTCTGTGGATGATTTCAGTGGGATTCTTATCAGCGTTTGCGCTGGGGCCGGCAAGCTTCAGCATCATTCGCAGCCTGGTGTCCCGCCGCACCTGGCCCTGGTCCTCGATTGCAGGTTTTTTACTGGGGGATGTGGCGTACATCCTTCTGGCGATGGCCCTGCTAAAAAGCCCATTGTTTCACCAGGAATGGCTTAAGGTCACTCTGACCGCAATGACCGCCTTGGTACTTTCAGCTTACTCTTTGAAAGTTCTACTTTCCAAAGAACAGCCAGCCCCACTTGAAATCCCCCATCAGGGATTCACCAAGAGTCTGGCTTTGACACTTTCCAACTTCCATCTGGTTCTGATCTATGCCGGTTTGTTCGTTCACCTGCGTGAGGCCCAATCCCTGTGGCTGGGAGTTGTCGTGTATCTTCTGACCTTCGTGGTCAGCTTCCTGGCTCTTTTGTGGGGGCTAAAAAGACTGCACGGACCTATTAAAAAATTCTTAAGAAAAATCGAAATCGTGGCTGCCTGCGGTTTCTTCTGCTTTTCAATTTACCTTTCTGTGGGGATTCTATGA